In Oxobacter pfennigii, the DNA window TTCTTCGGTGCATATACCGCTTGAAAGCACTACTATATCATTTCCTTCACAGAGCGTCCTTGCCTTATTGAAAACCATAGGCTCGTTGCTTTCAAAGAGCCTGGGTATCTCGCCTCTCAGAATCCTTATATAAACGGGACCGTCTATTGAATGCGCCACATCCAAAACCGATTCCACATCTGTGACATCACCGCATTCAAGTATAGTCATATTAGGGAGGGAGCGCATTACCGAAATATCCTCTATAGCCTGGTGGGTAGCTCCCCCCGGTGTCATCACTCCGGGTAAAAACCCAAACATCTTTACGGGAAGATTGGGATAAGCAACGGACATCGCAATCTGATCATAAGCCCTTCTGTATATGAAAACCCCAAAGGTATGTACAAAGGGAATAAATCCTTCCCTAGCCAATCCGCCTGCAAAGCTTAACATATTTTGCTCTGCAATACCCATGGAAAAAAAGCGCTCAGGGTATGTATCTCTGAATAAGTCAATCTCAACGGAACTTGTCAAATCAGCTGAAAGAACCAGCACTTTAGGTTTATTTTTCGCCCACCTGATAAGGTTTTTCGCATGAACTTTAGATAATATCTCCATATTATAACCTCCGGTTTACAATGCATCAGAGCTTTTTATTTTCTCAAAAGCCAGCCTGTACTCTTCTCTTTCATCTTCTGAAACAAACCTGACATAGTGCATTTTAGAACCTCTTTTTTTAAGTATATCTATTCCTCTTGTGGCATCGGTATCGCACAATATAAATGTAGGCCTTCCGTCAGGCTTAAGATTCCCCAACGCACTAAGGGCCTCCACATCATGCCCGTCAACCCGAAAAACCCGGGCTCCGAAAGACTCCAGCCTTTTGTCGAAGGGTTCTATATTCATAACATCCTCCATTTTTCCGTCGCACTGATAACCGTTCACATCCACATAGAATAGCATATTATCCAGCTTATGAAATGAAGCTGCCTGAACCGCTTCCCAGAATTGCCCCGACTGGCATTCGCCGTCAGACATGAAGAGCACTACTCTCCCGGTCTCTCCTTTTAGTTTTCTCGCCAGGGCTATTCCTGCTCCCTGGCTTATTCCCTGACCTAGTGAGCCGGTCATAACTTCCATTCCCGGAGAATGCTCGGCTCCTATCATTTCCACTACACTGCCATCCTTATTAAACTCTAAAAGCCCATCTGGATCCATACGCCCTGCAGCAATAAGCGCAGCGTAGAGCACAAGGGAATAATGGGTAGGCGATAATATAAATCTGTCATAGAAAGGTCCCTTTGCCCCGTTATATATTGAACCGCTTATACGGTCTTTCCCCTGTCCCGGAGTCCCCTGAAACCTCCCGGGTATAAGGGGCTTATCAAGCTTTTCCAGATTCATTATCCTTAAGTAAAGGGTGGCAAATATCTCAGCCGATGAACAGGCCTGGCTTATATATCCTCCCTTATTCTTTATGGTATGCTCCATAACAAGTTCTCTTATTTTATTTGCCGCTTTATACACTTCATCCTGCCATGAAACAGGCTTATTTTTTTTACCTTCAAACACCAGATACCATACCCTTCTTTAGATATATATCAAATTTTTCTATTCAAACACTAACATAATTATCCTTCAAAAGCAATGAGTCATTCATATAAATTAAGCCGGCCATAAGGCCGGCTTTTATTTAGTCTCTGGGTTTCATTGTCGGAAATAATATTACATCTCTTATTGAATAAGAGTCAGTCAAAAACATTACTATCCTGTCTACTCCTATTCCCAATCCTCCTGTAGGCGGCATACCTATTTCAAGGCAATTGATAAAATCATCATCCATCATGTATGCTTCATCATCGCCTAATTCTCTTTCCCTTATCTGCTGAAGGAATCTTTCTTTTTGAACTATAGGGTCATTGAGCTCCGAATAGGCATTTGCAATTTCCCTTCCGTAGATGAAAGCTTCGAACCTTTCGGTCAGCTCGGGATTCCCTCTCTTCTTCTTTGTAAGAGGCGATATTTCAACTGGATAATCCAGGAGAAAAGTAGGCTGTATAAGCTTGCTTTCCGCATACTCCTCAAAGAGGGCGTTTAAAATATCTCCCTTTGTGCAATCCTGAAGCTTCTTTTTAAGATCCAATTTATGATTTTTAGCAATTTCTCTTGCCTCTTCATCACTCTTTACTCCATTGAAGTCTATTCCTGCGTATTCCTTCACAGCATCCATCATTGTAAGTCTTCTCCAGGGCGGTTTAAAATCAATTTCTGTACCCTGATAGACAACCTTTGTAGTCCCTAAAACATCCAGGCACACTTGAGCCAGCATGTTTTCTGTCAATTCCATCATATCGTTGTAATCCGCATATGCTTCATACAGCTCTATCATTGTGAATTCAGGATTATGCCTTATATCCATACCTTCATTTCTGAAGTTTTTTCCTATTTCATATACCCTTTCAAAACCGCCTACTATAAGCCTTTTTAAATACAACTCCGTTGCTATTCTAAGATACATATCTATATCCAATGTATTGTGATGTGTTATAAAAGGCCTTGCAGCGGCGCCTCCTGCAATTGCAGAAAGTATAGGCGTCTCCACTTCTATATAATCCCTGTTGTCTAAAAAGCGCCTTATGGATTTAATTATTTCAGTTCTTTTCAAGAAGGTTTCCCTTACTTCCTGATTGATTATCAAATCCACGTATCTTTGCCTGTATCTTAAATCCGGATCCTTCAAGCCGTGCCATTTTTCCGGAAGAGTCATCAGGGATTTCGTTAAAAGGGTAAAATCTTTTACATGGATGGATATTTCGCCGGCGTGGGTTTTAAATACCACACCCTTAACACCGATAATATCTCCAATATCTAAAGTTTTAAAGAATTTTAATTTTTCTTCCCCTAAATCATTTATCTTTAAATAAAGCTGAATTTTGCCATATCTGTCATAAAGGTCTGAAAAACCAGCTTTCCCCTGGACCCTTTTTGAGAGCAGCCTTCCTGCAACAGACACCTCGGCACCTTCGAGAGTATCAAACCCATTCTTTATCTGTTTCGAGGAATGAGTTACATCATAAGTGTACGTATCAAAGGGATCATCTCCCTTTGCCTGAAGATCGCTTAATTTTTGCCTTCTTTGCTTTATTAATTCATTATACTCTTCTTCAAGTGCCGCAAAATTTACTTCTTCGTTTGACATGGAACTAAACCCCCATATTACTTCTTAATTTCTAAAATCACGTATTTGATAATCCCGTCAGGGACGCTTATTTCAACTTCGTCTCCCACCTTTTTGCCCATAAGGCCTCTGCCTACGGGAGATTCGTTGGATATTTTAAGCTTGCCCGGGTCTGCTTCTGCAGAACCTACAATTGTATATTCTATATCATCATCGAATTCAACATCTTTAACCTTTACGGTACAACCCACATTTACCTTGTCCGTAGTAATATCGTCTTCATCTATGACTTTTGCTGATTTCAGCATATTTTCAAGAAGCGCGATTCTTCCTTCTACAAAGGCCTGATCGTTCTTTGCCTCATCATATTCCGAGTTTTCACTTAAGTCACCAAAAGACAGAGCGGTTTTTATCTTTTGAGTTATCTCTTTTCTCTTAACCGTTTTCAGGTATTCCAATTCCTCTTCCAGCTTTTTAACTCCTTCGTATGTCAGAACCACCTGTTTTCCTGTTTCGCCCATTTTATTCTCCCCTTTTGACACAATAATAGTATTTATAGAACAAGCCTATATTATTATATAGACTTGAAAGGTAAAGAAACGCATCCCGTTCTTTCTTAATACTAAAACTATTTCATATGCGGTTAATATATGCATATATTTTAAATTTATTCAATTACATTACATCACCAACACAGCATGCAAGCCATTGACAAAAGCCGATTTCAATGCGTATTACATTAAATTTTACGGAGATGACCAATATTGTTTTATTATGGTTAAAGCATAATTATAGCAAGCACTGTAAAGAATCATCTTTACAGTGCTTGCATGATGTCCTTTTAAATTCATTGCTGTTATTATAAAACACAGGAAATTAATTGTCAATAATTTTATACCTTTACCAATAAATACACTCGAAGGATTGCACGGATTAATTAGATAACATTATCTATATTTGTAAATGTCTTCCCTATCCAGCGTTTTTCCTTTGCTTATTACAGCCTTCATGCCTATTCCCAGCTTTTCTGCCATTTTACCCAATTGTGTGGAGAATTTAAAATCCGGGTGTTTAGGAATGCCGTCAACCTTAGTTAAAAGAGCCCCTTCCCATACCCTGGATGTAAAATACCTCATATCCTCTTCTCCGTTTATTGCAGATTTATTGCTGCCTTTTAAAAGAACGTCATCAATCGCTAATACATCCTTGTCAACCCTTATACCTTCTCCCGTCAGGTTTGCAATTAGAATCTTCCTGTTTGAATAGCTTATAAGCTCCCTTATATCCGCACCTCCCGCGTATATAAGTATGTCACAGTTAACCATGGCCTTTTTGTAATTTCCGGCAACTGCAGGGGAGAGCCCGCTTTTTCTGATATATTCCGTAAGTTTCATTAAAAGCTTATCCCTATTTACGGTGCATAATGTAAGATATAATACCTCGTTCAGTAAAAGCTCAGTGATTATAATGCCCCCCTCGGTATAGGCATCTGCAATAACTATGTTGCTGCGCATAAAATCAATGCCCATCAAGGATGCAACGGATTTAACTGCATTTATAAATGTATAGGGCGTATAAAATGTCCCTTTGGAAACTATCATATTAGATGCCTTCTCCAAGGATATCTTTGAAACTTCCGGCTCCAATACCAGAATATCTCCCCCAAAAGTTCTGGCCTTTCTAAGGATCTTTCTTATACCATCCTTATCGCATTTGTATGGCGGCATGCATATTCTGCAGCCTGAGACATTAAAACCCTCCACTCCGAAGTCAGTTATTGTCCCTGCTATATATCCCGGCATGCGGGGCAGTAAAAAATCCTTCATCTTCTTTCCCATGATATTCAAGGTTCTATACCTTTCAGAAAATTCATCTTCCGTTGCTAAAGATAAAATGCTGAATTTTCCCAAGTCATCACCTGCTCTTGATATTCCTTAAATTCACTTTATTTAAAAGCCTGCTCTTCATACTTTCCAAAATGCTCAACTCTGGGTATAAACCCAGCCATATCAATTAGGTTGTCAAACTCTTCTTCCTTAATATCCCCCGGCTTCTTACCCGATATTGCCGTAA includes these proteins:
- the greA gene encoding transcription elongation factor GreA, producing the protein MGETGKQVVLTYEGVKKLEEELEYLKTVKRKEITQKIKTALSFGDLSENSEYDEAKNDQAFVEGRIALLENMLKSAKVIDEDDITTDKVNVGCTVKVKDVEFDDDIEYTIVGSAEADPGKLKISNESPVGRGLMGKKVGDEVEISVPDGIIKYVILEIKK
- a CDS encoding transketolase — its product is MFEGKKNKPVSWQDEVYKAANKIRELVMEHTIKNKGGYISQACSSAEIFATLYLRIMNLEKLDKPLIPGRFQGTPGQGKDRISGSIYNGAKGPFYDRFILSPTHYSLVLYAALIAAGRMDPDGLLEFNKDGSVVEMIGAEHSPGMEVMTGSLGQGISQGAGIALARKLKGETGRVVLFMSDGECQSGQFWEAVQAASFHKLDNMLFYVDVNGYQCDGKMEDVMNIEPFDKRLESFGARVFRVDGHDVEALSALGNLKPDGRPTFILCDTDATRGIDILKKRGSKMHYVRFVSEDEREEYRLAFEKIKSSDAL
- a CDS encoding transketolase family protein, with the translated sequence MEILSKVHAKNLIRWAKNKPKVLVLSADLTSSVEIDLFRDTYPERFFSMGIAEQNMLSFAGGLAREGFIPFVHTFGVFIYRRAYDQIAMSVAYPNLPVKMFGFLPGVMTPGGATHQAIEDISVMRSLPNMTILECGDVTDVESVLDVAHSIDGPVYIRILRGEIPRLFESNEPMVFNKARTLCEGNDIVVLSSGICTEEALRAVQALKAKGISIKHMHISTLKPFNDPPVIEAIEKSKYGVITIENHSVVGGLGTIIAEEIAKAGIGKKLVKVGLRDTFVHGASKQYLMKEYGIDAMALIYEVEKLLGAKFDIKEEELSKAFVAAVHSDAKAEAL
- the lysS gene encoding lysine--tRNA ligase, with translation MSNEEVNFAALEEEYNELIKQRRQKLSDLQAKGDDPFDTYTYDVTHSSKQIKNGFDTLEGAEVSVAGRLLSKRVQGKAGFSDLYDRYGKIQLYLKINDLGEEKLKFFKTLDIGDIIGVKGVVFKTHAGEISIHVKDFTLLTKSLMTLPEKWHGLKDPDLRYRQRYVDLIINQEVRETFLKRTEIIKSIRRFLDNRDYIEVETPILSAIAGGAAARPFITHHNTLDIDMYLRIATELYLKRLIVGGFERVYEIGKNFRNEGMDIRHNPEFTMIELYEAYADYNDMMELTENMLAQVCLDVLGTTKVVYQGTEIDFKPPWRRLTMMDAVKEYAGIDFNGVKSDEEAREIAKNHKLDLKKKLQDCTKGDILNALFEEYAESKLIQPTFLLDYPVEISPLTKKKRGNPELTERFEAFIYGREIANAYSELNDPIVQKERFLQQIRERELGDDEAYMMDDDFINCLEIGMPPTGGLGIGVDRIVMFLTDSYSIRDVILFPTMKPRD